The sequence below is a genomic window from Tachysurus vachellii isolate PV-2020 chromosome 2, HZAU_Pvac_v1, whole genome shotgun sequence.
TGCGTCCGGAGCTACGCTATCACTTTGACTTTCCTTTGTGGCCATGTTGTAATTCACCGAAGCTTCCTCTTGATTTTCCTCAGCAACCTGCTGATCTCGAGTCTGACGTCTGCCCAGGGGAACCTTCCTACTCTTGGAAAATTTCACTGAAGTGCCCTCTTTGCCTTCTTCCAACCGGGCAATCTTGTTCATTGCATAGCCGAGGTACAACAGAGAAGGGGTGGACACCAAAATGATCTGAAATATCCAGAAGCGGACGTGTGAGAGTGGCGAAAATTCATTGAAGCATACATTCTTGCAGCCCGGCTGGTCTGTGTTACACAAAAAGCTGCTCTGTTCGTCAGAGTAGATGGACTCGCCACCCACGGCAGTGAGAACGATCCGAAAAACCACAAGGACCGTGAGCCACATTTTTCCCACAAATGTCGAATGGTTGTGAATTTCTTCTAAGAGGCTAGTTAAGAAGCTCCAGCTCATTGTGACTTGGAACCCGGAACGACTCTGACTCACTGCattaacagaaaaaacaaactgtCAAGTGGGTGCTGTTTACTCTTTACAAGGCTTAAATGATATGATGGTAGCAGAAACACAGAAATCCTTCtaagaattataaaatataaaaacaactgaAACTGAGATGTGAGAAGTGACTGGGAGCTGTGTGCGGCTTGTGTTGAGTGGAAGATGAGTGATGACcatgtcggaacttagagcccgcctCCAAGTGGACACATCGCAGGGTGACCTCCACACTTAGACTTTCGTTTAATAAAGACTGTTTTAGTTAGACTTAAAGGATAACTTTATAATtactacaaacaaaacactgagaaaACTTCTCAgccctggatgagaatgagcaaactctaagagaaattgccaagttgaaagtaacaaatgaaaaacccaaaaagagcatcttcatgaagagcatctgcatgcaatcaaaaacaaaactctcaagACGTTCTTGCAAagtaacgtttttttttacacacactttttggACCCCCAGAAAatctcctcaatatataccctggcgctTCTAGGCGCCTCCTCTTTGGTTCCCATCCTCTCAGGCAAGTTCCCAGTCCCACGGTGGAGTTCCACCTGgtgttcttcctcatatcaccttatttaccggaattacCTCCTATGTTTTCTAAATAACCTAACATCCTGTTCCCTACAATCCCCTTATTTCCCATCACCTTttacccatatgcccatttacggattttcctccccttagttcccagGGCCAAGGTCTGTGAACCCAGGTCTGGGAACCcgggtcttcttcattctacaTAACCATTTTGAGCCATGGTCTGGGAACcatggtcttcttcattctacataacaattttgttattgttattaaaaatgtgctcaaaaGAGCTTTACTTCCTGGTCAATGTTACATTCGCCTCTCAGTCTTTTATGACAGACGTCCTgaggattaatccttcattcaactacaatgagtaagtttctcctttgctattttcttctgtacatgatttttactgattataagtcactctatgagtctggtttatgtcaaaagttattatgttaaaagctCTTACTTATTCGTTAtcttatattgttactattgctaagctattgctgctataatgttgcttgtgtacaaatggagttctttgatgactcctcaAGCCTGCTAAACGCCTGAATTtattatgatctcagcctgtctttTCCCAGGCTGGGCTTGCTTACGCATATCTCAAGCTTCAGTTCCTCTATCTCTACTAAGTTACTCCCCTTATCTCCCCTTAGATCCTTCGCCTCGGGGTCAGCCAATTCATCCTGGTCACACCATCTGATCCTTCCCCCACCATCCTCGTCCTTccccctacccaaggccagagCCTGCTGACGTCATGGCaggctatcgccgcttccagctgcttcatatcacccatgagctcattacgtttctggaacagctctgttctcctgaaCTTCCTgagcatcctcatctgctgttccatattgtgaggAGTCCTCCCACTCACACTTCCTCCTCTCAAACCCCTCTGGCTAACCTCGTGGACCAGAGAactcaaactgatggctgtcctcatgctgaacTTTGCTACCCTGAGCTCGGAACTCCCGTCTCTCCTCCTCGTCCCTCAGTGCTTCCTTATGCCTATATtcgtcctctctctccccccgcCTTGGCATCTTCTTCCTCCGATTCTGGCCCTGGATCTCCAGATTACACTCCTACTACCCCCGTTTACTaagtttttttataataaacatataaacatttcctCTTATATCCACCCTCTGACTCAAGTGTGGTTATTTTATTCTCTAGTTATATAATATACCttaaaattattacaacatCTGGGGTTTATTCCCATGTGTCTTATGACTCCAATCATAATTCCCTTAAGGCATATCGCTCTATTTCTAAGGCATTTTAAGGCTTTTAAGGAGATatttgtcctctctctctctcctcttcttcctccgaTTCTGGCTCTGAATCCCGtttacattccttcttctcctgtttactaagttactataataaacagTCCTTCTTTTATccaccctctgacttctggttaatataATATCTAgttacagtgaggaaaataagtatttgaacaccctgctattttgcaagttctcccacttagaaatggaggggtctgaaattgtcatcgtaggtgcatgtccattgtgagagacataatctaaaaaaaaaaatccagaaatcacaatgtatgattgtatgtatttttaactatttatttgtatgatacagctgcaaataagtatttgaacacctgagaaaatcaatgttaatatttggtacagtagcctttgtttgcaattacagtggtcaaacgtttcctgtagtttttcaccaggtttgcacacactacaggagggattttggcccactcctccacacagatcttctctagatcagtcagatttctggcctgtcgctgagaaacacggagtttgagctccctccaaatattctctattgggtttaggtctggagactggctaggccacgccagaaccttgatatgcttcttacagagccactccttggttatcctggctgtgtgcttcgggtcattgtcatattggaagacccagcctcgacccatcttcaatgctctAACTGAGGGTAGGAGGTTGTTCCCCAAAATCTCGCAATACATGGCCCCGGTCATCATCtccttaatacagtgcagtcgccctgtcccatgtgcagaaaaacacccccaatgcatgatgctaccacccccatgcttcacagtagggatggtgttcttgggatggtactcatcattcttcttcctccaaacaaGTTTAGTGGAATTATGACCATTATGACCATGACTTTCTCCCATGActcctctggatcatccaaatggtcattggcaaacttaagacgggcctggacatgtgctggtttaagcAGGGAACCTTCCATGCCATGCATGATTTCATGCATGACGTCTTAGTTTATTACCAACAGTAACCTTGGAAACGGTGGTCCCAGctcttttcaggtcattgaccagctcctcccgtgtagttctgggctgatttctcacctttcttaggatcattgagaccccacgaggtgagatcttgcatggagccccagtccGAGGAAGATTGACAGTCATGTttagcttcttccattttctaatgattgctccaacagtagaccttttttcaccaagctgcttggtaatttccccgtagccctttccagccttgtggaggtgtacaattttgtctctagtgtctttggacagctctttggtcttgggcatgttagtagttggattcttactgattgtatggggtggacaggtgtctttatgcagctaacgacctaaaacaggtgcatctaatttaggataataaatggagtggaggtggacattttaaaggcagactaacaggtctttgagggtcagaattctagctgatagacaggtgttcaaatacttatttgcagctgtttcatacaaataaatagttaaaaaatcatatattgtgatttgtttttttttattagattatgtctctcacaatggacatgcacctacgatgacaatttcagacccctccatgatttccaagtgggagaacttgcaaaatagcagggtgttcaaatacttattttcctcactgtatatattaccttggtattaatataataatattaattataatataatataataaaaatgaattataatatattctcttaaggttcaaggatttttcacaacaaccAGCTTTGTTGAGTGTGGGATGATTAGCCCTCTGGAGTCTGAGGGTGTTTTGGGCCCCTTGAGATTTtgacatgctcttacatttggttctttttagatacagtatataaaatattattgacAAAAGACTTATTacactgtattcagcacaaactgggaTACCATAATATGTAAACaacttatatgtgtgtgtttgtatttttgacaAAATAAGGTTTATGTGTGGTTtttgaaaaagcaaaaaaaaaacctcactgaAATAAGGCCACAAAACCTATAGTAAACATGTTTTCACAAGACTTTTTGACTTCTaatgtagggttttttttttgtaatcatgtGAAAATCATCCTGCCTGCTCATTCACATTaaacaatacattgatttaaaatttaaaagacACTTTCTACTTTGAAAGGCCATATACGAAGAGGCGTCGACATGCTGTGACTGACAGCTTTGTAGACAATGGGTCGCATAATGAGCTGTGGATTACATAATGAGCTGTGGATCACTGAGCCAGGATCTGAGTGAGAAGTACAGTACTACAAGAAAGAATGTGTTTCCTTtgtggtttatttaaaatacacattagcAAGGACAGCATTAAAAAGggaattgtgtaaaaataaaacaatacagtacagtatgtataaaaaaaaaaaaaaggagtacaacaaaaacaataacacaatacactaGATTAGGGTTCCTCAAATCCTAGCCTGTAGGGCTACAATACAGTAGTTGTTCAGTGTTGTTCACTCTGTATAAAGATGAGTGCAGAAGGTGCTACcccaataattatattattaaattctcAGATGATACTGCAATCTTGGGGTTATTAAAAAAGGATGGAGACCTGTCTGAATATTTTTCAGAGATTAGAGGTTTTGAGCACTGGTGTGATGATAACCACCTAGCTTTAAATGTAGGTAAGACAAAAGAAATGGTGTTTGATCCTAGAGGACTGGGTGATCACAGGCCACTGAGCATCCACAATCAAAATGTAGTACAGGTCTCATCATACAAATACCTTGGTGTCGTTTTTGATGACTCACTAACATGGCAGATACATGTGGATAATCTTTGTGGTAAGATTCAACAAAGATTGCATTTTTTACGTCGTCTGAGAGTCCATGGGGTTGACCAAAAATTTATGGTCAACTTTTACCAGGCAGTAATTGAGAGTTTAATCAGGTACTGTATCACAGTATGGTTTGGGAATCTATCTGTGCAGTCAAGATCAAAGATGACACGAATGATACATACTGCTTGGAAAATTATAGGAGTGAAAGAATTGACACCATTGCAAACTATGTACAaacatgccactgtaagacACGCTGAGAggattgtctgtgatttttcccATGTTTTGAATATGGAGTATGAGTTGTTGCCTTCTGGCAGGAGGTTCAGGGTTCCTCGCTGcaaattaaatagatttaaaaactcttttatccCAGTGTCGGTGAAGTTGTTAAATAGGGGAAGGACATAGTtgctattttatgtattcaatatcctgtgaattgtatctgtctaatgtatgttctgtatgattgcagcaggggtgatggcccaagacaaatttacctactggggacaataaaagtttaccttaccttaccttaccttactatgcattgaataaatatatatattaaaaaaagagtgcaacaataacaataaaacaatacactACAATACTATGCAAAATCGCTGTGCCACTCTTGAAAGCAGTTCCTGTTCAACTGAAGACACAGGTGAACATCGCATGCCAGGCATTTCCATGGTGATTTGTGGTGCTTACCATGCAATGTTTTGCAATGTACACAGCATTGTACATGTGCACGTCCAGCACTGGCAACATTTCTGACATCAGAGGACAGTTCAGCTCCTGGAACTGGTACATGATCAGAGTTGGACCGTTTTGGAACTACTTTCTGTGTGACGCTACAAAGCTCGGCAATAAGTTGTTCCATAAATTCTTTATGGGACATGTCACCATACAGTTCTTTATGCACAATGAAACTGTTGGTGTCAGCGATGTCCAAGAAGTGTAGAAAAATCTTTCTGTACCACTTCATTGttttgtgctgtgctgtgtagtATTGTAACAGTTGATCAGACAGGTCAAAGCCCCCCATGTGCTGGTTGTATGCAGTTACAAGTGCAGTGCATGGAAATGTCTTTGTTTCCCATTTACCTTGTAATTTCACCCTCCTCTGCACAGTGTCTCCTGTATATGCAGAATGAATGGTGGAACACAATGAGACCTCTCGTGTGTCCATCCACTTCACAAATACAAGAGGCCCATCCCGAATCCACCTGATGGATCCCCTGGGAGAGTTTTTAGAGAGAGAATTATCTGCATTTCGAGGGCAATCTTTCCTGTTCTCTCTGTACGTCCCACATGCACCAAAATGCATGGATAGCAAGTCTTTTAAGAGCTTTGGACTTGTGTACAAATTGTCCATGTACACATGGTACCCAGAGCCTAAAACTTTACCATCCAAAAGAGATGTCACAGCATCATATGATAGTCCATGGCATGTGGGAAAGTTTTCTTTCCTATGTATACAGAAAAGTCCATGGTGTATCCATTTGAGGAATCGGCAAGAACAAACAACTTGAACCCCCACTTAGTTGGCTCGGCTTTCATGTACTGTGTCATCCCAGTGTTAGCTTTGCATGCTACCATCTTCTCATAATTGTTGCTGGAAAGGGAACTGTGAAAATACTGCTCTGTCGCCAGTAGTCTATGATGGAGGGCAGCTTACCATTGCCATGTAAAATAAGAGCCCAATGTAGCGATACATCTCACTCACATGTCTCCATTTGTATTTGCGTCCCTTGGCTATTGACTTGGCAGCTTGAGCATTTGTGTTGTAGCACAGAGTTGACACAACACTCTCCgggaaaaacattttaaatagacTAAATGGAGAATGAGAGTCAGAAGACCTCAGTTGAGGTCCAGGTTCACGTGCGGGCAGGAATCGCAGAGTCTGTGGAACTGTGTCATTATCTGTCTGATCCTTCCATGACATGGTGGACTGTCTGTGTGCTGCCTTTGCCCTATTTGGAGCAGGTGCCTGATCACATCTGtttatgaaacacacacacacacacacgaacatcaCTAATTGTGTCATTGGCAAAGTTGTTTGCATATGTCATACAATGCAATAACGATTCAAAATAGGGCTGGgtgatatggctgaaaactgtatcacgatatcagtgtttcatgtcggtcgatatcgataattattgaacttttaTATGACcctttaaaataaggaccaggagaaaaatatattacatttaaacctttttattttaaacttaaccttcctctgatcagaatcccctcagttattaagacagaaatgtcaccaACCAGGAAacctcaaataattataatgtaaacatgagtctaaagtcacaatgaacacttaactattatctcttaacatttaaggtgcaaaatgaaaggaaatgtaagaaatgcttaataaagtgtaataaaatagtgtaaagtcttaaatataaacagagaaacctgagaatttagtgtaAGTTTAGTgttaggaagttcactagctgttcaccttctggtgaataaagtgtgtaaaatatgtgcagtgttttataaacagaaataaaaccgatgtagactgagatacatctgtaatataaaacacaaacctgatacactacagtaacattgtgtgaaatataaaacctgcagaaatatgaaaaagtaactcgttattcttactctaatcatacttgaagttaaactattcaagtatatttttgtagacttataattagggctgtagctactgaatattttagtaatcgagtattctaccAAAAATGTCATCGATTAATCgagtaatctgataaaatgtatttttgcttaattaaagagcgatattaaatatacaagagaaaataagacgggtctcttaaaatgaacaactaattggtttccttttttagaaaaatttacttttattatttaaatgcatagtatgcaatgcatacaacaatattttctatcacaaataaacatttagatattacccattgtttctctgtctgtacttgtactgtgaacaaagacaaagttgactgagaagaattaagtacatttaagtgccaaacattctgggttttaaatgaacccttttctgagatgcaaaaacaaaaaaataaattataagtatcaaaactaaagcatacattaaaataaatagtaataataatacaaaaatactgcctttaagtcatgcaacttaactttcagaactaaaaggttctaaatctacagctcaggcataacaaacctttactgtctaatGTGGAAagctttgtggtatttaagaggcaaaaaaacatgaacaggaaCTTGGACCTACAGTAGAGtcatgcatggtttcacaccgagtgctttaagcatatatattaatcagaatataaaagtctctctcatcgtgtgtgtgctttaaaagtctttaaaggagcatgtgattgcaatgaagaaaggtaaacatatcaacatgctcagaactgaggcttgtCCTGCGCTTTGAAGAAATGTTTCCTGCCATTGATAGTTCACGCTCTGATAGTGTCccaaaatttggacattttctgtcgttttctcctgtttttttcttctttgacattgttatcgcgcccttacattttgcagcccgcacgcgccctcaaatcaaaagaccgctAACTCCTCACGTCTCCTTCTGCTTTTACCTAAGCgcgttgtcacacacacacacgcgcgcgtgtAGCAAGTTACTCTctcatattttgtgtttatttaaacgtTAATTGTGATAAATCCTTCGTGTTTATGATAAACACTGTCTCAaggtttatttctaaaatatttatcaatgTAGTAATGTTTTCTTTGAAGATGGCATTTGTTTTGGTTAAGTAATGTAACTTAATGTGCGTTTGGTTCGCACTTTTCCCAATACAGggatgagagagtgtgtttccGGGTGTGTGACTAATTATGCCCTATTCTACTCTGTTAAAGGTACGTTGttatcttgtttattttcagtttaattgtttaaatatgCAACCTGTGTTTAATTTTGAGTGTGTTGAGATAATGTCAATGCCTGTGTGGCGTTTTCtcatgtgttgtggtgtgtatacctgtgtaaAGTAAGCTCCAGTACACagtgtttttgtaatatatacatttttattgtatataggACGCTGGATACGTATAAGTCGATGCATTTGATACAGCATTATGCACAAGTCTTAATACTTTTATTTGGATGTTATATTGTATGTAATTTtgagtttattacatttaagtaTTAACACCGTTACATTTGCACCATTTAAATTACAGATTGTTAGTCTGCATTAACTATCTGTAATTATGCCAAAATATGCCGCTTGTGTTAGCACATGCTCAGAGGCACCGCGAGTAAGCAAGGAAGCGggatgagagagtgtgtttccGGGTGTGTGACTAATTATGCCCTATTCTACTCTGTTAAAGGAGAAATAAATCCAGTTCAAGCTAAATCTGCATCTGGTGTGTCGGTGTGTATCTAGGTGTCCGAGAGGTGTCATTTGGAGTCTGCTACATAAAActggtgccgtgacccggatcACTTGGTCAGCCGCAGCCGATCGCCGGGGTCAGGCAGTGTGCTGTGACATCAAGGTGCTGTACTATGTGATCAGAGTGTCTTCACAACAGATATTCAAGTGATGCTATTCGGACGTTCGCGTACACACATACTTACCAAACCGTTGTGAAGTTCGCTGAAATCACAGACTGCTACATTTGTTACGCGTGCACTTTTTGGACATTCACAAACATTGGACATTGACATACATTCAAGCACCCTTTAAAGGACTGTGGGTTTTCCATAACacaattttgttaaatattctgGTCATCTGTAATCGATATATTTACACCTCATAAGATTTGGTTACTtattttggttgtttttgttaaaaCCATTGTACAAAATGGCTGGTAGAGGTGAAGATAATTCTGTAGTGTACACCCCATTAATAGGGAGAGGGAGGGGTCTGGGTAGCCCAAGAGAAAATACAGGTGCAATACCAAAGCTGTTATTCCCAGGTACCTTACCAATGCCCGAAATAAGTCCACAGCCTGAGTTAGTACACCCAGCATGTTCCACTCCTACTGGCGACTCTCCTGTTGCTACACAACAGTTACAAGAATTAATAGTCAGACTGAGCAGTCAGATTGGCGAGTCAATAGCCAGCCATCTGTTAGCTAGCCAAAATGTAACAAACCTGTCACCTGCCAGCCCCCCAGAGATCACAAAGACTGATTTCCCGTCTGAATCCTCCAAAGTAAACGTCATAGTGAGGTCTGATATTAAAGAACCACCTCTGTTCAAGGGAGATGAGAGCGACAAATACACAGTCCAGGAGTGGATAGATGTTATGGAACTGTATCTACAGAAAAGCCGTTGCCCTGAAGCGGAAAAAGCTGACACCGTCATGAGTCATCTTTTGGGCCGAGATAAAAGTATAATTAAAGTGGGTCTAAAGAGCACGGCCTCTTCTGGTAACACTAATGTCGAAAAGATTTATGATATGTTGAGGCGCTACTTTAGCGATCACCCAGTGTCTCTTCTGCCTTTGGCCGATTTCTACACAACGCAGCCTAAACCTAAAGAAAGCCCTGTAGATTATTGGGTAAGACTGAACTCTGCAGCTGAACGGGCTAATAGCCACTTAGGACATAGCGGGGGTAGCATGGAGAACATGAGTGTAGAAGTAGCCATGATGTTCATATGAAACTGCCCTGACCCTgagctgtgactagcctatcactgtaggggagggcgctgtgactagcctatcactgtaggggaggggcgctgtgactagcctatcacagaacgctgacacaatcagctacccaatgatgattttcatacaatccgagcacagatattgactcgtattactcgtataatactcgtactcggcagaagtgctttatccgtaccggatactcgtttcagccaagtatccggctcatctctaatggatatgactttgtttattttagggaaaactggacgggtgattacttcacatgacatatgttgtggcaccctctgtagcatgacatatgtagcatgacatgacatatattgtcatgtcaatccaaaggccttaaacgcttgaacccgggaaatgctacttgcagctttaattattattattattattattaggcctttaactttttattaaatgacaaattcctttcacaagatcattatgTACTGTCCCTATTCTCTCAcctgattctgtcttttttcttttaaagaaatgtcGTATGTCCGTTGCTCActggcaggccacacacacacacacacagacacacacacacagacacacacacacacacacacacacacacacacacagagtgagagagagagagagagagagagagagagagagtgtaatgcTAGGAGTTCAGGAGTTAATCCTGGTTCAGTttaaatcctctgtgtgtgaggaatgaataaatacagcaaagtgagtgagtgttttcacacatacTGGTAGTATACAGTGATATGtcgtttattttcactctggtccaaacgccagggcttccatgtttccaaaagacgcacgtgacgtcatgtttacatgactcccgattgttaaaatgagtatcaaattaacgataaactttaccaacagagacacacgtacacactacacaggtacacagtttatttgtcgcgctgctgtttttgtttcacgctctagcagttaataaacagaactgcatgcgtcttgcggaagaacattgtagccggcgctacttctctccgtttatgactaTAGACGAGTCACTCAcgtcctgtgctactccacagcggcggagacccgctggactaaaatattaataaaaattttaggggtgctgagctcctttttagcctcgcccatgctatacagtaaacattaacacacgctgtaaaacgaggcaggggaggcggggccttgcgtaatttgcggagCCCTACGCAACTtacgtatagggccgatcggctctgaatgggtcgatattgcataacttaaccctcctgcagacctcgtctga
It includes:
- the LOC132841644 gene encoding gap junction gamma-1 protein-like, which produces MSWSFLTSLLEEIHNHSTFVGKMWLTVLVVFRIVLTAVGGESIYSDEQSSFLCNTDQPGCKNVCFNEFSPLSHVRFWIFQIILVSTPSLLYLGYAMNKIARLEEGKEGTSVKFSKSRKVPLGRRQTRDQQVAEENQEEASVNYNMATKESQSDSVAPDATRSGTKTRHDGRQRIQRDGLMTVYVLHLLTRSALEIGFLFGQYMLYGFAVPALFVCSSKPCPFSVDCFVSRPTEKTIFLHIMYAVTILCLLLTVWEMLHLGLGTISDFLQARQRRSPECSRKELEDKAAA